The genomic segment GTCTGCGGTACAAGGATTCGTCCCTGCCTGTCCAGTTCACATGTAGTTGCTCCAGCTACAAAGAATCGTGAAAAAGTTCTGGCATTTTTATTTGTAAGTGGTAAAGATCTGAGCTTCATTTCAAAGGATTCCCATTCATCCATCGGATAAATGTAAAGACAGCCATCAAGCCCTCTTGTCAGAACAAACTCTTCCCCTAAGAGCTCCCTGAATTTAGAAGGAATGATCAGACGCCCC from the Blautia wexlerae DSM 19850 genome contains:
- the mraZ gene encoding division/cell wall cluster transcriptional repressor MraZ encodes the protein MFMGEYNHTIDAKGRLIIPSKFRELLGEEFVLTRGLDGCLYIYPMDEWESFEMKLRSLPLTNKNARTFSRFFVAGATTCELDRQGRILVPQTLRKFAGLEKDVVLTGNLNRIEVWSKEKWNEICDYDDMDSIAESMQDMGITI